A genome region from Myxococcales bacterium includes the following:
- a CDS encoding dephospho-CoA kinase has translation MAKVLGLTGGIASGKSTVAALLRARGAAVVDADLLARAVVEPGQPALAELLVRFGPEILNPDGTLDRKALGARAFADPEARRDLDRITHPRIAAAAQAAIAAHAAAGAPVVLYEAALLIEKGLHRGLDGTVVVAVAPEVQAARLAERDGLDAAAVAARLAAQLPLADKVAVATWVVDNSGDRAHLEAEVERLCQALEDRYGALAAPTAETVPEDVLVIGAPSPVAMALCAHLLATDPRVRVRAVAPAEHAATCLAALAAHPPEQRARIELLTGDVAAMDLGLSTAEYLAVRATVTTIHHLAAAFPKGADARARSRTVLASTRNVLELAREAPRLRRVVHWSSIRAVGDGVGVVREAPLPRAPRFASVDARASYEAERAAVVAMTRLPLTVVRVGPIVGGDRRGGAGDDAATALFRLVAQRAAGLQVPLPADGRGPLHVAPRAIVVAAADVIARAPRAAGRVLHLLDPDPPTTRAALDRVAALAGREPLRGSIPRGLARMLLRAPGLERVAELPAAMLEMVAVRARFAGDDTQALLAEAGLTWPRFDAWIAPVVAALTPPPAAPAPPVDDDSVDPLA, from the coding sequence GTGGCCAAGGTCCTGGGCCTCACCGGTGGGATCGCCAGCGGCAAGAGCACCGTGGCGGCGCTCCTGCGCGCGCGCGGCGCCGCCGTGGTCGACGCCGATCTGCTGGCGCGCGCGGTGGTCGAGCCGGGCCAGCCGGCGCTGGCCGAGCTGCTGGTGCGGTTCGGCCCCGAGATCCTCAACCCCGACGGCACCCTCGACCGCAAGGCGCTGGGCGCCCGCGCGTTCGCCGATCCCGAGGCGCGGCGCGATCTCGATCGCATCACCCACCCGCGCATCGCCGCCGCGGCCCAGGCCGCGATCGCCGCGCACGCCGCCGCGGGCGCGCCGGTGGTGCTCTACGAGGCGGCGCTGCTGATCGAGAAGGGCCTGCACCGCGGCCTCGACGGCACCGTCGTGGTGGCGGTGGCGCCCGAGGTCCAGGCCGCGCGCCTCGCCGAGCGCGACGGCCTCGACGCCGCCGCGGTCGCGGCCCGGCTGGCGGCGCAGCTGCCGCTGGCCGACAAGGTCGCGGTCGCGACCTGGGTCGTCGACAACTCCGGCGACCGCGCGCACCTCGAGGCCGAGGTCGAGCGGCTGTGCCAGGCGCTCGAGGACCGGTACGGGGCGCTGGCGGCGCCGACCGCCGAGACCGTGCCCGAGGACGTGCTGGTGATCGGCGCGCCCAGCCCGGTCGCGATGGCGCTGTGCGCGCACCTGCTCGCGACCGATCCGCGCGTGCGCGTGCGCGCGGTCGCGCCGGCCGAGCACGCGGCCACCTGCCTCGCCGCGCTGGCGGCCCACCCGCCCGAGCAGCGGGCGCGGATCGAGCTGCTCACCGGCGACGTGGCCGCGATGGATCTGGGGCTGTCGACCGCCGAGTACCTGGCGGTGCGCGCGACGGTCACGACGATCCACCACCTGGCGGCGGCGTTCCCCAAGGGCGCCGACGCCCGCGCCCGCAGCCGCACGGTGCTGGCCAGCACCCGCAACGTGCTCGAGCTGGCGCGCGAGGCCCCGCGCCTGCGCCGGGTCGTGCACTGGTCGAGCATCCGCGCGGTCGGCGACGGCGTCGGGGTCGTGCGCGAGGCGCCGCTGCCGCGCGCGCCGCGGTTCGCCAGCGTCGACGCGCGCGCCAGCTACGAGGCCGAGCGCGCCGCGGTCGTGGCGATGACGCGCCTGCCGCTGACGGTCGTGCGGGTCGGCCCGATCGTCGGCGGCGATCGCCGCGGCGGCGCCGGGGACGACGCCGCGACCGCGCTGTTCCGGTTGGTCGCGCAGCGCGCGGCCGGGCTGCAGGTGCCGCTGCCGGCCGACGGCCGCGGGCCGCTGCACGTCGCGCCGCGCGCGATCGTCGTGGCGGCCGCCGACGTGATCGCGCGGGCGCCGCGCGCCGCCGGGCGGGTGCTGCACCTGCTCGATCCCGATCCGCCGACGACCCGGGCCGCCCTCGACCGGGTCGCGGCGCTGGCCGGCCGCGAGCCGCTGCGCGGCTCGATCCCGCGCGGCCTGGCCCGCATGCTGCTCCGCGCGCCGGGGCTCGAGCGCGTCGCCGAGCTGCCGGCGGCGATGCTCGAGATGGTCGCGGTGCGCGCCCGGTTCGCGGGCGACGACACCCAGGCGCTCCTGGCCGAGGCCGGCCTGACCTGGCCGCGGTTCGACGCCTGGATCGCGCCGGTCGTGGCCGCGCTCACGCCGCCGCCCGCCGCCCCGGCGCCGCCGGTCGACGACGACTCGGTCGATCCGCTGGCGTGA
- a CDS encoding sigma 54-interacting transcriptional regulator has translation MTRVTNQRDAMFGRASRLRILAGPDAGLELELPPVGVVVGADAGCDVALTDPSVSSRHCTIAPTSAGFHVVDLGSKNGTSIDGVAVGKVTAPPGAVVRVGKTLLQLLPADEVVAIPPSTRDHFGAMWGDSPAMRQVFAVLERAATSDASILFLGESGCGKELAARAIHDESPRAHAPFIVFDCGAATDTLIESDLFGHVRGSFTGAAGDRQGAFAAAHGGTLFLDEIGDLPIALQPKLLRMLEAGEVIPLGSRKPERYDVRVVAATHRDVFGEVAKGGFRGDLYYRLAVVEVHLPPLRQRREDLKTLVGIFLERAGAKHLVPTVGGPSFDRLAAYHWPGNVRELRNVITRAVALAGPARDFGELPILLRPTVAPAATEPVVRADRPFHEAKDEVVDRFERAYLTDLVERAGGNLSAAARTAGLERKFLYRLLERNGLRTKGGGDADE, from the coding sequence GTGACCCGGGTCACCAACCAGCGCGACGCCATGTTCGGACGGGCGTCGCGGCTGCGGATCCTGGCCGGGCCCGACGCCGGCCTCGAGCTCGAGCTGCCGCCGGTCGGCGTCGTCGTCGGCGCCGACGCCGGCTGCGACGTCGCGCTGACCGATCCCTCGGTGTCGAGCCGTCACTGCACGATCGCGCCGACCTCCGCGGGCTTCCACGTGGTCGATCTCGGCTCGAAGAACGGCACGTCGATCGACGGGGTCGCGGTCGGCAAGGTCACGGCGCCGCCGGGCGCGGTGGTGCGGGTCGGCAAGACCTTGCTGCAGCTGCTGCCGGCCGACGAGGTCGTCGCGATCCCGCCGTCGACGCGCGATCACTTCGGCGCGATGTGGGGCGACAGCCCGGCGATGCGGCAGGTGTTCGCCGTGCTCGAGCGCGCCGCCACCAGCGACGCGTCGATCCTGTTCCTGGGCGAGAGCGGGTGCGGCAAGGAGCTGGCGGCGCGGGCGATCCACGACGAGAGCCCGCGCGCGCACGCCCCGTTCATCGTGTTCGACTGCGGCGCGGCCACCGACACGCTGATCGAGAGCGATCTGTTCGGCCACGTGCGCGGCTCGTTCACGGGCGCCGCTGGCGATCGCCAGGGCGCGTTCGCGGCCGCCCACGGCGGCACGCTGTTCCTCGACGAGATCGGCGATCTGCCGATCGCGCTGCAGCCCAAGCTCCTGCGCATGCTCGAGGCCGGCGAGGTGATCCCGCTGGGGTCGCGCAAGCCCGAGCGCTACGACGTGCGCGTGGTCGCCGCCACCCACCGCGACGTGTTCGGCGAGGTCGCCAAGGGCGGCTTCCGCGGCGATCTCTACTACCGGCTGGCGGTGGTCGAGGTCCACCTGCCGCCGCTGCGGCAGCGCCGCGAGGACCTGAAGACCCTGGTCGGCATCTTCCTCGAGCGGGCCGGCGCCAAGCACCTGGTGCCGACGGTCGGCGGCCCGTCGTTCGACCGCCTGGCCGCGTACCACTGGCCCGGCAACGTGCGCGAGCTGCGCAACGTGATCACCCGCGCGGTGGCGCTGGCCGGGCCCGCGCGCGACTTCGGCGAGCTGCCGATCCTGCTGCGCCCGACGGTGGCGCCGGCCGCGACCGAGCCGGTCGTGCGCGCCGATCGGCCGTTCCACGAGGCCAAGGACGAGGTCGTCGATCGGTTCGAGCGGGCCTACCTCACCGACCTGGTCGAGCGCGCCGGCGGCAACCTGTCGGCCGCGGCCCGGACCGCCGGGCTCGAGCGGAAGTTCCTGTACCGGCTGCTCGAGCGCAACGGCCTGCGGACCAAGGGCGGCGGCGACGCCGACGAGTAG
- the dnaK gene encoding molecular chaperone DnaK — MATEKVIGIDLGTTNSCVAIVENGTPAVIPNRGGYKTTPSMVAIAENGKRLVGHIAKRQAITNAENTVYAAKRLIGRKWGSAAVRQSLETVPYRIVEGPHDDVRVMLRDQVFSVPEISAYILQEMKLITEEYLGEEVSKAVVTVPAYFNDAQRQATKDAGRVAGLDVIRIINEPTAAALAYGFGKNLERRVAVYDLGGGTFDISILEIGNGVFEVISTAGDTFLGGEDFDRRIIDWLVAGFQREHKIDLRKDKMALQRLKDVAEKAKCELSSVRETEINLPFIISTGRNEALHLQATLTRDKLEELTADLIERTVDICARTLEDAEIAKGDLEDVILVGGMTRMPLCQQRVAEFFGVEPSKGVHPDEVVALGAAIQAAALTDEKHDILLLDVTPHSLGIMIVGGYFHKLIEQNTTVPTSKSHVFTTVKDNQTSVKILVLQGESDRAEENELLGEFVLTGLRRAPRGEVEIEVTFHISADGIVSVTARDLETGLEQSITVTATSGLTEDELKKMVDANKDYMVEVRSGQEFDRARHAAEKVLDEVEGLFPRVSDIISGSDFGQDAIKKARSVVERVRAAIATKDLAGLTDATEALSRTLNMFRGVVSKTAG, encoded by the coding sequence ATGGCGACCGAAAAGGTCATTGGCATCGATCTGGGGACCACGAACTCCTGCGTGGCGATCGTCGAGAACGGCACGCCCGCGGTCATCCCAAACCGAGGCGGCTACAAGACGACGCCATCGATGGTGGCGATCGCGGAGAACGGCAAGCGCCTGGTCGGGCACATCGCCAAGCGGCAAGCGATCACCAACGCCGAGAACACCGTCTACGCGGCCAAGCGCCTGATCGGACGCAAGTGGGGCTCGGCGGCGGTCCGGCAGTCGCTCGAGACCGTGCCGTACCGGATCGTCGAGGGCCCCCACGACGATGTCCGCGTCATGCTGCGCGATCAGGTGTTCTCGGTCCCCGAGATCTCCGCCTACATCCTCCAGGAGATGAAGCTCATCACCGAGGAGTACCTCGGCGAGGAGGTCAGCAAGGCGGTCGTCACGGTGCCGGCGTACTTCAACGACGCCCAGCGCCAGGCGACCAAGGACGCCGGCCGGGTCGCCGGTCTCGACGTCATCCGGATCATCAACGAGCCGACCGCGGCCGCGCTGGCCTACGGGTTCGGCAAGAACCTCGAGCGCCGCGTCGCGGTCTACGACCTCGGCGGCGGCACGTTCGACATCTCGATCCTCGAGATCGGCAACGGCGTGTTCGAGGTCATCTCGACCGCCGGCGACACGTTCCTCGGCGGCGAGGACTTCGATCGCCGGATCATCGACTGGCTGGTCGCCGGGTTCCAGCGCGAGCACAAGATCGACCTGCGCAAGGACAAGATGGCGCTGCAGCGCCTCAAGGACGTCGCCGAGAAGGCCAAGTGTGAGCTGTCGAGCGTGCGCGAGACCGAGATCAACCTGCCGTTCATCATCTCGACCGGCCGCAACGAGGCGCTGCACCTCCAGGCCACGCTGACCCGCGACAAGCTCGAGGAGCTCACGGCCGACCTGATCGAGCGCACGGTCGACATCTGCGCGCGCACGCTCGAGGACGCCGAGATCGCCAAGGGCGATCTCGAGGACGTCATCCTGGTCGGCGGCATGACCCGCATGCCGCTGTGCCAGCAGCGCGTGGCCGAGTTCTTCGGGGTCGAGCCGTCCAAGGGCGTCCACCCCGACGAGGTGGTCGCGCTCGGCGCCGCGATCCAGGCCGCGGCGCTGACCGACGAGAAGCACGACATCCTGCTCCTCGACGTCACCCCCCACTCGCTCGGCATCATGATCGTGGGTGGCTACTTCCACAAGCTGATCGAGCAGAACACCACCGTGCCGACCTCGAAGTCGCACGTCTTCACGACGGTCAAGGACAACCAGACGTCGGTGAAGATCCTCGTGCTCCAGGGCGAGAGCGATCGGGCCGAGGAGAACGAGCTGCTCGGTGAGTTCGTGCTGACCGGCCTGCGCCGGGCGCCGCGCGGCGAGGTCGAGATCGAGGTCACGTTCCACATCTCGGCCGACGGCATCGTCTCGGTCACCGCCCGCGATCTCGAGACCGGGCTCGAGCAGTCGATCACGGTCACCGCGACCAGCGGCCTGACCGAGGACGAGCTCAAGAAGATGGTCGACGCGAACAAGGACTACATGGTCGAGGTGCGGTCGGGGCAGGAGTTCGACCGCGCCCGCCACGCCGCCGAGAAGGTGCTCGACGAGGTCGAGGGGTTGTTCCCGCGGGTGTCCGACATCATCAGCGGCTCCGACTTTGGCCAGGACGCGATCAAGAAGGCGCGCAGCGTGGTCGAGCGCGTGCGCGCCGCGATCGCGACCAAGGATCTGGCGGGCCTGACCGACGCCACCGAGGCGCTGTCGCGCACGCTCAACATGTTCCGGGGCGTGGTGAGCAAGACCGCGGGGTGA
- the argF gene encoding ornithine carbamoyltransferase yields the protein MTDFITLADLDRAALTSLVTSAAAWKAARPHGPAPWLAGRHVAIVMEKASTRTRVSFEVAVRELGGHATILTTDGTQLGRGEPIEDTARVLSRYAHAIVFRTFGADRMMRMAGAATVPIINALTDREHPCQIVADLLTIREHLGRLERLRVAWIGDGNNMAVSWLHAAGALGLELALACPVGYRPPEHDVATAREAGATVTVTDDPAAAAAGADVVMTDVWASMGQEQEVAARVRAFAGYRVDDALLARAAPAAMVLHCLPAHRGEEISAEVLDGPRGRAVWDQAENRLHTSKAILARALTGAARGP from the coding sequence GTGACCGACTTCATCACCCTGGCCGATCTCGATCGGGCCGCGCTGACCAGCCTGGTGACCAGCGCCGCGGCGTGGAAGGCGGCGCGGCCCCACGGCCCCGCGCCGTGGCTGGCCGGGCGCCACGTCGCGATCGTCATGGAGAAGGCGTCGACCCGGACCCGGGTCAGCTTCGAGGTCGCGGTGCGCGAGCTCGGCGGCCACGCCACGATCCTCACCACCGACGGCACCCAGCTCGGCCGCGGCGAGCCGATCGAGGACACCGCCCGGGTGCTGTCGCGCTACGCCCACGCGATCGTGTTCCGGACCTTCGGCGCCGATCGGATGATGCGCATGGCCGGCGCCGCGACCGTCCCGATCATCAACGCGCTCACCGATCGCGAGCACCCGTGCCAGATCGTCGCCGACCTGCTGACGATCCGCGAGCACCTCGGCCGCCTCGAGCGCCTGCGGGTCGCGTGGATCGGCGACGGCAACAACATGGCGGTGTCGTGGCTGCACGCCGCGGGCGCGCTCGGCCTCGAGCTGGCGCTGGCGTGTCCGGTCGGCTATCGGCCGCCCGAGCACGACGTCGCGACCGCGCGCGAGGCCGGCGCGACCGTGACCGTCACCGACGACCCCGCGGCGGCCGCCGCCGGCGCCGACGTGGTCATGACCGACGTGTGGGCGTCGATGGGCCAGGAGCAGGAGGTCGCGGCCCGGGTCCGGGCGTTCGCCGGCTACCGCGTCGACGACGCGCTGCTGGCGCGGGCGGCGCCCGCGGCGATGGTGCTGCACTGCCTGCCGGCGCACCGCGGCGAGGAGATCTCCGCCGAGGTGCTCGACGGCCCGCGCGGGCGCGCGGTGTGGGACCAGGCCGAGAACCGCCTGCACACCAGCAAGGCGATCCTTGCGCGCGCCCTCACCGGCGCCGCCCGCGGCCCGTGA